Proteins encoded together in one Epinephelus moara isolate mb chromosome 2, YSFRI_EMoa_1.0, whole genome shotgun sequence window:
- the LOC126407041 gene encoding fish-egg lectin-like has product MKAIAAILLVLCHLTVSHGWNCDEGPRLYNARRIDAGQGKVVATDRNNYPYFLIGSSWQRLSSIRFRHLSVGPAGLWGSSISNIVYKYVAGNFVQSRGTSMKQVDAGGDDQLVGVTTSNQAYCLRCSSALTYRGAGSLGWNYLSRSLKYYTCSPKNGCWGVDTSNRVYFTRTLNSVNCGASGWTQVAGQRMSMVEVGTDGRVFGLTPGGDVYQRAGIYTGRPYPGTSWVRVPMCMRIRHLSYDLNNLWVVSNSGLVLKCTG; this is encoded by the exons ATGAAAGCTATTGCAGCCATCTTGTTGGTGCTGTGTCACCTAACTGTCAGTCATG GCTGGAACTGCGATGAGGGTCCGCGGCTGTATAATGCTCGACGGATTGATGCTGGACAGGGGAAAGTGGTTGCAACAGACAGGAACAATTATCCATATTTCCTGATTGGATCATCTTGGCAGCGACTGAGCTCAATCCGATTCAGACATCTCTCAGTGGGACCTGCAGGACTTTGGGGAAGTAGCATATCAAACATCGTCTACAAATATGTTGCTGGCAACTTTGTGCAATCCCGTG GTACGTCTATGAAGCAGGTGGATGCTGGAGGTGATGATCAACTTGTGGGAGTTACTACCTCCAACCAAGCCTACTGTCTGAGATGTAGCTCAGCTTTGACCTACCGTGGAGCGGGCTCCCTGGGGTGGAACTATCTGTCAAGAAGTCTGAAGTACTACACCTGCAGCCCAAAGAACGGATGCTGGGGAGTGGACACGAGTAACCGCGTCTACTTCACACGG ACACTAAACTCTGTAAACTGTGGCGCCTCCGGCTGGACACAAGTGGCAGGGCAACGCATGAGCATGGTTGAAGTGGGGACTGACGGAAGGGTTTTTGGATTGACCCCAGGCGGTGATGTCTACCAAAG AGCTGGCATCTACACTGGTCGCCCATATCCTGGCACATCTTGGGTCCGTGTCCCAATGTGCATGAGAATTCGCCACCTGAGCTACGACCTGAACAATCTCTGGGTTGTTagcaactctggtttggtcctGAAGTGCACAGGCTAA